Proteins from one Panicum virgatum strain AP13 chromosome 7K, P.virgatum_v5, whole genome shotgun sequence genomic window:
- the LOC120639902 gene encoding uncharacterized protein LOC120639902 translates to MGFSEAVQWWEDWQLRFLVLTSLFIQYFLFVAALLRKRRIPHWFRSLIWLAYLGCDAVVIYALATLFNLHKDEVAMDTHIDTLWAPILLMHLGGQDGITAYSIEDNDNWRRHLLISVSQACLCGFCGEPLRPVFSGFCSEARPCTGIKAAMLLCGWCCTRGAERTCPCCAGSQEELVGS, encoded by the exons ATGGGTTTCTCAGAAGCTGTGCAATGGTGGGAGGATTGGCAGCTGCGGTTCCTCGTTCTAACCAGCCTCTTCATCCAGTACTTCCTCTTCGTCGCGGCCCTCCTCCGCAAGCGCCGCATCCCACATTGGTTCAGGTCCCTAATCTGGCTGGCCTACTTGGGCTGCGACGCCGTGGTCATATATGCCCTAGCCACCCTCTTCAACCTCCACAAGGACGAAGTGGCCATGGACACGCATATAGACACGCTGTGGGCTCCCATCCTCCTCATGCACCTCGGGGGGCAGGACGGCATAACAGCCTACAGCATCGAGGACAATGACAATTGGAGAAGACACCTATTGATTTCGGTATCTCAG GCCTGCCTCTGCGGGTTCTGCGGCGAGCCCCTGCGCCCGGTGTTCAGCGGGTTCTGCAGCGAGGCGAGGCCGTGCACCGGCATCAAGGCTGCCATGCTGCTGTGCGGCTGGTGCTGCACGCGTGGAGCTGAGAGGACGTGCCCCTGTTGCGCAGGGAGCCAAGAAGAGCTCGTCGGCAGCTGA
- the LOC120639903 gene encoding uncharacterized protein LOC120639903 — protein MSQITVAIYVFRKSWWSDDRRLLQAAILLFVLGILKCLEKPWALKNATVTTIMTTPDSRLEATLDKDMVRKDILSLDKYVQEAAKSVQDLADTLLAEDFKDKLGDEPYHLFVDVGHPYFVRLKNLQETMAPSGAREAAHGLVRSSLSKAFDRLYTKLH, from the coding sequence atgtctcaGATCACCGTCGCCATCTACGTTTTCCGCAAGTCGTGGTGGTCAGACGACAGGAGATTGCTGCAAGCAGCGATCCTGCTCTTCGTCCTCGGGATCCTCAAATGCCTGGAGAAGCCATGGGCTCTCAAGAACGCGACCGTCACCACCATCATGACCACCCCCGATTCACGGCTTGAAGCAACCCTTGACAAAGACATGGTGCGAAAGGACATCCTTTCACTCGACAAGTACGTGCAAGAGGCAGCGAAGAGCGTCCAGGACTTGGCGGACACGCTCCTCGCCGAGGACTTCAAAGACAAACTTGGCGACGAGCCCTACCACCTCTTCGTCGACGTCGGCCACCCCTACTTCGTCCGGCTCAAGAACCTGCAGGAGACCATGGCGCCAAGCGGGGCGAGAGAGGCGGCGCACGGCCTGGTGCGCTCGTCCCTCTCCAAGGCGTTCGACCGCCTCTACACCAAGCTTCACTAG
- the LOC120642873 gene encoding uncharacterized protein LOC120642873: MNEAMPEIEWEWEWRDITTGDGEWDYDIVAVITVGAYHRFNDSRGQRTLEREKCQEMSEMEAVKSSLRQPLDESVLLWHLATEFCYFEHVGTGSDATRHSRVMSNYMLYLLFVNPEMLVPGARGSHFTAAYNELEPSGYVVELEPAETMIESPPKIKDEMAR, translated from the coding sequence ATGAACGAGGCCATGCCCGAGATCGAGTGGGAGTGGGAGTGGCGGGACATCaccaccggcgacggcgagtggGATTACGATATTGTGGCGGTGATTACGGTGGGAGCCTACCACCGGTTCAACGACAGCCGCGGCCAGCGGACGCTCGAGAGGGAGAAGTGCCAAGAGATGTCTGAGATGGAGGCGGTCAAATCGAGCCTGCGCCAGCCGTTGGACGAGAGCGTCCTCCTCTGGCACCTCGCCACGGAGTTCTGCTACTTCGAGCACGTGGGCACCGGCAGCGACGCCACCCGCCACAGCAGGGTGATGTCCAACTACATGTTGTACCTGCTGTTCGTCAACCCGGAGATGCTGGTGCCCGGCGCCAGGGGCAGCCACTTCACGGCGGCGTACAATGAGCTCGAGCCGTCAGGGTACGTGGTTGAGCTGGAGCCAGCGGAGACGATGATTGAATCGCCACCGAAAATCAAGGACGAGATGGCGCGGTAG